One Ricinus communis isolate WT05 ecotype wild-type chromosome 1, ASM1957865v1, whole genome shotgun sequence DNA window includes the following coding sequences:
- the LOC8266661 gene encoding uncharacterized protein LOC8266661 isoform X3: MGSINSRFESTGRSRLRRRLLSYLFCGASSASHAPIVMGDHPDESSTASLHNLALSPDVSISSNQLSSSAFDLGTRSSSSTAETGASSGSIIEDASIRHSFSNQSGNYDLHSQHANAIDSITEARVTGAPIKDQPPADSLSTDALHTSFVDQEPGNLHLLGETVGQASADGYIDDPGSNVSDSLIASQSLTRFLLSVGEQGPIGMGLLLVDVVSIHSNILSEISNREARRNSRRTFWDAFSRNSFRWNSDSPTIVFTTSHADDLASHGRWLLDNSGDLHYDGATYESRYSSIRSTRRSGRRWQSRYEMSERFHDVNDEQGWQSSLCTIGLHPRGTCSCEPSYTAEESSTHENISQIVMLSDSLFEVLEEIHRHRMSLSPSTVILPAPEAVVNSFPLKNHKKSCGTEIAVCDAQQCHICLVDYEEGDEIRVLPCSHEYHVSCVDKWLKEIHGRK, from the exons ATGGGTTCCATCAACAGCAGGTTTGAGTCAACAGGCAGGTCGCGCCTCAGGCGTAGACtcctttcttatttgttttgtGGTGCTTCTTCTGCTTCTCACGCTCCTATCGTG ATGGGAGATCACCCAGATGAATCATCCACCGCATCTCTTCATAACTTGGCTTTGTCTCCTGATGTATCGATTAGCTCAAACCAGCTGTCATCATCAGCCTTTGACTTGGGGACCAGATCAAGTAGTTCCACTGCTGAAACCGGAGCCTCTTCTGGTAGCATTATTGAGGATGCTTCCATAAGACACAGTTTTAGTAATCAATCTGGGAATTATGACTTGCATTCTCAGCATGCCAATGCTATTGACAGTATCACGGAAGCTCGTGTGACAGGCGCTCCCATAAAAGATCAGCCACCCGCAGACTCACTCTCCACTGATGCGCTACATACAAGCTTTGTGGATCAGGAACCCGGGAATCTGCATTTACTTGGAGAGACTGTAGGGCAGGCAAGTGCGGACGGCTATATAGATGATCCTGGTTCTAATGTCTCTGATTCCCTCATAGCCTCTCAATCACTTACAAGATTTCTCTTATCTGTTGGGGAACAAGGTCCAATAGGCATGGGCCTCCTTTTGGTTGACGTGGTGAGTATACATTCCAACATTTTGTCAGAAATTAGTAACCGTGAGGCTAGAAGGAATTCTAGAAGGACGTTTTGGGATGCTttctcaagaaatagttttaGGTGGAATAGTGATTCCCCGACCATTGTTTTTACAACTAGTCATGCTGATGATCTAGCATCTCATGGCAGATGGCTCCTTGATAATAGCGGTGATCTTCATTATGATGGTGCTACTTATGAGTCCAGATACTCTAGCATTAGGAGCACCCGCAGAAGTGGACGTAGATGGCAATCCAGATATGAG ATGTCAGAAAGATTTCACGATGTCAATGATGAGCAAGGTTGGCAAAGTTCTCTATGCACAATTGGGCTTCATCCCCGTGGCACATGTTCATGCGAACCCTCGTACACTGCTGAGGAATCCAGTACCCATGAAAATATTTCACAAATAGTCATGCTTTCAGATTCACTTTTTGAG GTGCTTGAGGAAATTCATCGCCATCGCATGTCTCTTTCACCGTCTACAGTTATACTTCCTGCTCCTGAAGCTGTTGTAAATTCATTTCCTCTCAAGAATCATAAGAAGTCATGTGGTACTGAGATTGCAGTATGTGATGCACAACA GTGTCACATTTGCCTGGTCGACTATGAGGAAGGGGATGAAATTAGAGTCCTTCCATGTTCTCATGAATATCATGTGTCCTGTGTTGATAAATGGCTTAAAGAAATACACGG
- the LOC8266661 gene encoding uncharacterized protein LOC8266661 isoform X2, whose product MGSINSRFESTGRSRLRRRLLSYLFCGASSASHAPIVMGDHPDESSTASLHNLALSPDVSISSNQLSSSAFDLGTRSSSSTAETGASSGSIIEDASIRHSFSNQSGNYDLHSQHANAIDSITEARVTGAPIKDQPPADSLSTDALHTSFVDQEPGNLHLLGETVGQASADGYIDDPGSNVSDSLIASQSLTRFLLSVGEQGPIGMGLLLVDVVSIHSNILSEISNREARRNSRRTFWDAFSRNSFRWNSDSPTIVFTTSHADDLASHGRWLLDNSGDLHYDGATYESRYSSIRSTRRSGRRWQSRYEMSERFHDVNDEQGWQSSLCTIGLHPRGTCSCEPSYTAEESSTHENISQIVMLSDSLFEVLEEIHRHRMSLSPSTVILPAPEAVVNSFPLKNHKKSCGTEIAVCDAQQCHICLVDYEEGDEIRVLPCSHEYHVSCVDKWLKEIHGQVSENFRDLCLIPKLPALRIF is encoded by the exons ATGGGTTCCATCAACAGCAGGTTTGAGTCAACAGGCAGGTCGCGCCTCAGGCGTAGACtcctttcttatttgttttgtGGTGCTTCTTCTGCTTCTCACGCTCCTATCGTG ATGGGAGATCACCCAGATGAATCATCCACCGCATCTCTTCATAACTTGGCTTTGTCTCCTGATGTATCGATTAGCTCAAACCAGCTGTCATCATCAGCCTTTGACTTGGGGACCAGATCAAGTAGTTCCACTGCTGAAACCGGAGCCTCTTCTGGTAGCATTATTGAGGATGCTTCCATAAGACACAGTTTTAGTAATCAATCTGGGAATTATGACTTGCATTCTCAGCATGCCAATGCTATTGACAGTATCACGGAAGCTCGTGTGACAGGCGCTCCCATAAAAGATCAGCCACCCGCAGACTCACTCTCCACTGATGCGCTACATACAAGCTTTGTGGATCAGGAACCCGGGAATCTGCATTTACTTGGAGAGACTGTAGGGCAGGCAAGTGCGGACGGCTATATAGATGATCCTGGTTCTAATGTCTCTGATTCCCTCATAGCCTCTCAATCACTTACAAGATTTCTCTTATCTGTTGGGGAACAAGGTCCAATAGGCATGGGCCTCCTTTTGGTTGACGTGGTGAGTATACATTCCAACATTTTGTCAGAAATTAGTAACCGTGAGGCTAGAAGGAATTCTAGAAGGACGTTTTGGGATGCTttctcaagaaatagttttaGGTGGAATAGTGATTCCCCGACCATTGTTTTTACAACTAGTCATGCTGATGATCTAGCATCTCATGGCAGATGGCTCCTTGATAATAGCGGTGATCTTCATTATGATGGTGCTACTTATGAGTCCAGATACTCTAGCATTAGGAGCACCCGCAGAAGTGGACGTAGATGGCAATCCAGATATGAG ATGTCAGAAAGATTTCACGATGTCAATGATGAGCAAGGTTGGCAAAGTTCTCTATGCACAATTGGGCTTCATCCCCGTGGCACATGTTCATGCGAACCCTCGTACACTGCTGAGGAATCCAGTACCCATGAAAATATTTCACAAATAGTCATGCTTTCAGATTCACTTTTTGAG GTGCTTGAGGAAATTCATCGCCATCGCATGTCTCTTTCACCGTCTACAGTTATACTTCCTGCTCCTGAAGCTGTTGTAAATTCATTTCCTCTCAAGAATCATAAGAAGTCATGTGGTACTGAGATTGCAGTATGTGATGCACAACA GTGTCACATTTGCCTGGTCGACTATGAGGAAGGGGATGAAATTAGAGTCCTTCCATGTTCTCATGAATATCATGTGTCCTGTGTTGATAAATGGCTTAAAGAAATACACGG
- the LOC8266659 gene encoding 40S ribosomal protein S11 has product MAEQTEKAFLKQPKVFLSSKKTGKGKRPGKGGNRFWKSIGLGFKTPREAIEGTYIDKKCPFTGTVSIRGRILAGTCHSAKMNRTIIVRRNYLHFIKKYQRYEKRHSNIPAHISPCFRVKEGDHVIIGQCRPLSKTVRFNVLKVIPAGSSGGAKKAFTAM; this is encoded by the exons ATGGCAGAACAG ACGGAAAAGGCATTTTTGAAGCAACCAAAGGTTTTCCTAAG cTCAAAGAAAACTGGAAAAGGAAAGAGGCCTGGTAAAGGTGGAAATCGTTTCTGGAAAAGCATTGGGTTGGGTTTCAAGACTCCCAGAGAGGCAATTGAAG GAACATATATTGACAAGAAATGCCCATTCACTGGCACTGTTTCAATTAGAGGCCGCATCCTTGCTGGTACATGCCACAGTGCAAAAATGAACAGGACCATTATTGTACGGAGGAATTATCTTCACTTTATCAAGAAGTATCAAAG GTATGAGAAACGGCACTCCAATATCCCAGCACACATATCACCTTGCTTCCGTGTAAAAGAAGGAGATCATGTTATCATTGGCCAATGCAG GCCATTGTCGAAGACAGTGAGGTTCAATGTGCTGAAGGTCATTCCTGCAGGGTCTTCTGGTGGTGCAAAGAAAGCTTTCACAGCCATGTGA
- the LOC8266661 gene encoding uncharacterized protein LOC8266661 isoform X4, which produces MGDHPDESSTASLHNLALSPDVSISSNQLSSSAFDLGTRSSSSTAETGASSGSIIEDASIRHSFSNQSGNYDLHSQHANAIDSITEARVTGAPIKDQPPADSLSTDALHTSFVDQEPGNLHLLGETVGQASADGYIDDPGSNVSDSLIASQSLTRFLLSVGEQGPIGMGLLLVDVVSIHSNILSEISNREARRNSRRTFWDAFSRNSFRWNSDSPTIVFTTSHADDLASHGRWLLDNSGDLHYDGATYESRYSSIRSTRRSGRRWQSRYEMSERFHDVNDEQGWQSSLCTIGLHPRGTCSCEPSYTAEESSTHENISQIVMLSDSLFEVLEEIHRHRMSLSPSTVILPAPEAVVNSFPLKNHKKSCGTEIAVCDAQQCHICLVDYEEGDEIRVLPCSHEYHVSCVDKWLKEIHGVCPLCRGDVCKGVVESSALDSEILSF; this is translated from the exons ATGGGAGATCACCCAGATGAATCATCCACCGCATCTCTTCATAACTTGGCTTTGTCTCCTGATGTATCGATTAGCTCAAACCAGCTGTCATCATCAGCCTTTGACTTGGGGACCAGATCAAGTAGTTCCACTGCTGAAACCGGAGCCTCTTCTGGTAGCATTATTGAGGATGCTTCCATAAGACACAGTTTTAGTAATCAATCTGGGAATTATGACTTGCATTCTCAGCATGCCAATGCTATTGACAGTATCACGGAAGCTCGTGTGACAGGCGCTCCCATAAAAGATCAGCCACCCGCAGACTCACTCTCCACTGATGCGCTACATACAAGCTTTGTGGATCAGGAACCCGGGAATCTGCATTTACTTGGAGAGACTGTAGGGCAGGCAAGTGCGGACGGCTATATAGATGATCCTGGTTCTAATGTCTCTGATTCCCTCATAGCCTCTCAATCACTTACAAGATTTCTCTTATCTGTTGGGGAACAAGGTCCAATAGGCATGGGCCTCCTTTTGGTTGACGTGGTGAGTATACATTCCAACATTTTGTCAGAAATTAGTAACCGTGAGGCTAGAAGGAATTCTAGAAGGACGTTTTGGGATGCTttctcaagaaatagttttaGGTGGAATAGTGATTCCCCGACCATTGTTTTTACAACTAGTCATGCTGATGATCTAGCATCTCATGGCAGATGGCTCCTTGATAATAGCGGTGATCTTCATTATGATGGTGCTACTTATGAGTCCAGATACTCTAGCATTAGGAGCACCCGCAGAAGTGGACGTAGATGGCAATCCAGATATGAG ATGTCAGAAAGATTTCACGATGTCAATGATGAGCAAGGTTGGCAAAGTTCTCTATGCACAATTGGGCTTCATCCCCGTGGCACATGTTCATGCGAACCCTCGTACACTGCTGAGGAATCCAGTACCCATGAAAATATTTCACAAATAGTCATGCTTTCAGATTCACTTTTTGAG GTGCTTGAGGAAATTCATCGCCATCGCATGTCTCTTTCACCGTCTACAGTTATACTTCCTGCTCCTGAAGCTGTTGTAAATTCATTTCCTCTCAAGAATCATAAGAAGTCATGTGGTACTGAGATTGCAGTATGTGATGCACAACA GTGTCACATTTGCCTGGTCGACTATGAGGAAGGGGATGAAATTAGAGTCCTTCCATGTTCTCATGAATATCATGTGTCCTGTGTTGATAAATGGCTTAAAGAAATACACGG GGTATGCCCTCTGTGCAGAGGGGATGTTTGCAAGGGTGTTGTTGAAAGTTCGGCCTTAGACTCTGAGATTCTATCTTTTTGA
- the LOC8266657 gene encoding FCS-Like Zinc finger 3, producing the protein MSYYGQQPHFLEACFLCRKPLGYNSDIFMYRGNTPFCSKECRQEQIEMDESSSRKKKSWKISSSSTARSIRNSESEDNSPNTPSVRTGTVAVA; encoded by the exons ATGTCTTATTACGGTCAGCAGCCTCACTTCCTAGAAGCATGTTTTCTTTGCCGTAAACCTCTTGGCTACAACTCCGATATCTTCATGTACAG AGGGAATACACCATTTTGTAGCAAAGAATGCAGACAAGAACAGATAGAGATGGACGAGTCATCctcaagaaagaagaagagctGGAAAATTTCATCTTCCTCTACTGCTCGATCTATCAGGAACTCTGAGTCTGAAGACAACTCCCCCAACACCCCTTCTGTACGAACCGGCACGGTTGCTGTTGCTTGA
- the LOC8266661 gene encoding uncharacterized protein LOC8266661 isoform X1: protein MGSINSRFESTGRSRLRRRLLSYLFCGASSASHAPIVMGDHPDESSTASLHNLALSPDVSISSNQLSSSAFDLGTRSSSSTAETGASSGSIIEDASIRHSFSNQSGNYDLHSQHANAIDSITEARVTGAPIKDQPPADSLSTDALHTSFVDQEPGNLHLLGETVGQASADGYIDDPGSNVSDSLIASQSLTRFLLSVGEQGPIGMGLLLVDVVSIHSNILSEISNREARRNSRRTFWDAFSRNSFRWNSDSPTIVFTTSHADDLASHGRWLLDNSGDLHYDGATYESRYSSIRSTRRSGRRWQSRYEMSERFHDVNDEQGWQSSLCTIGLHPRGTCSCEPSYTAEESSTHENISQIVMLSDSLFEVLEEIHRHRMSLSPSTVILPAPEAVVNSFPLKNHKKSCGTEIAVCDAQQCHICLVDYEEGDEIRVLPCSHEYHVSCVDKWLKEIHGVCPLCRGDVCKGVVESSALDSEILSF from the exons ATGGGTTCCATCAACAGCAGGTTTGAGTCAACAGGCAGGTCGCGCCTCAGGCGTAGACtcctttcttatttgttttgtGGTGCTTCTTCTGCTTCTCACGCTCCTATCGTG ATGGGAGATCACCCAGATGAATCATCCACCGCATCTCTTCATAACTTGGCTTTGTCTCCTGATGTATCGATTAGCTCAAACCAGCTGTCATCATCAGCCTTTGACTTGGGGACCAGATCAAGTAGTTCCACTGCTGAAACCGGAGCCTCTTCTGGTAGCATTATTGAGGATGCTTCCATAAGACACAGTTTTAGTAATCAATCTGGGAATTATGACTTGCATTCTCAGCATGCCAATGCTATTGACAGTATCACGGAAGCTCGTGTGACAGGCGCTCCCATAAAAGATCAGCCACCCGCAGACTCACTCTCCACTGATGCGCTACATACAAGCTTTGTGGATCAGGAACCCGGGAATCTGCATTTACTTGGAGAGACTGTAGGGCAGGCAAGTGCGGACGGCTATATAGATGATCCTGGTTCTAATGTCTCTGATTCCCTCATAGCCTCTCAATCACTTACAAGATTTCTCTTATCTGTTGGGGAACAAGGTCCAATAGGCATGGGCCTCCTTTTGGTTGACGTGGTGAGTATACATTCCAACATTTTGTCAGAAATTAGTAACCGTGAGGCTAGAAGGAATTCTAGAAGGACGTTTTGGGATGCTttctcaagaaatagttttaGGTGGAATAGTGATTCCCCGACCATTGTTTTTACAACTAGTCATGCTGATGATCTAGCATCTCATGGCAGATGGCTCCTTGATAATAGCGGTGATCTTCATTATGATGGTGCTACTTATGAGTCCAGATACTCTAGCATTAGGAGCACCCGCAGAAGTGGACGTAGATGGCAATCCAGATATGAG ATGTCAGAAAGATTTCACGATGTCAATGATGAGCAAGGTTGGCAAAGTTCTCTATGCACAATTGGGCTTCATCCCCGTGGCACATGTTCATGCGAACCCTCGTACACTGCTGAGGAATCCAGTACCCATGAAAATATTTCACAAATAGTCATGCTTTCAGATTCACTTTTTGAG GTGCTTGAGGAAATTCATCGCCATCGCATGTCTCTTTCACCGTCTACAGTTATACTTCCTGCTCCTGAAGCTGTTGTAAATTCATTTCCTCTCAAGAATCATAAGAAGTCATGTGGTACTGAGATTGCAGTATGTGATGCACAACA GTGTCACATTTGCCTGGTCGACTATGAGGAAGGGGATGAAATTAGAGTCCTTCCATGTTCTCATGAATATCATGTGTCCTGTGTTGATAAATGGCTTAAAGAAATACACGG GGTATGCCCTCTGTGCAGAGGGGATGTTTGCAAGGGTGTTGTTGAAAGTTCGGCCTTAGACTCTGAGATTCTATCTTTTTGA